The Corticium candelabrum chromosome 18, ooCorCand1.1, whole genome shotgun sequence genome includes a region encoding these proteins:
- the LOC134194083 gene encoding microspherule protein 1-like: MADDLESNMSGSLEDIACNESDGGKQSETTAQENDGQKQPVRSSTRSIKRKRFDDELVESSLGSLQAERQTRRTRMDDMMSDASRWLPTDDLMLITAVQQTNDLKVVHTGVTFSTPFSLSDIQERWYALLYDPIVSSSAIAAIKELHPEQIADIHTNALWSREEEKLLTNVPATSSDGLKTFEGLLESHLSVFHVGRTAASLQNHWKMMKHYRLLADQKVQPLVHGDTLLSFSDAEEQLEKAEQITPYQDALEQELSAMDRQEKRTIRKLESELPKWQTLVDGSSTPEFDSQTLAVLKGRLVRYLMRSKEISVGRSTQSNTVDVDLSLEGPATKVSRRQASIKLKPDGEFLVFNEGKRPLFIDGRPVLSGDKGKLHHNSVFEICDLKFLFLVNSQLLLSLHPSSVT; encoded by the exons ATGGCCGATGATTTGGAATCGAACATGTCGGGAAGTCTTGAAGACATCGCCTGCAATGAAAGCGATGGCGGAAAACAGTCAGAAACCACAGCACAAG AGAACGATGGCCAGAAACAGCCAGTCAGATCGTCTACACGTTCTATTAAACGGAAACGTTTTGATGACGAACTGGTTGAGAGTAGTCTTGGGTCGTTGCAAGCTGAACGACAGACGAGACGGACGAGAATGGACGACATGATGAGTGATGCGAGTCGATGGTTACCCACTGATGACCTCATGTTGATTACTGCAGTTCAACAAACGAATGATTTGAAG GTTGTTCACACTGGAGTCACCTTTTCTACTCCCTTTAGTCTCAGTGACATACAAGAGAGATGGTACGCATTACTCTACGACCCCATAGTCTCAAG TTCTGCTATAGCAGCAATAAAGGAACTTCATCCAGAGCAAATTGCTGACATTCATACAAATGCGTTATGGAGCAGAGAGGAGGAGAAACTGTTGACAAATGTTCCCGCT ACGAGTTCTGATGGCTTGAAGACATTTGAGGGTCTACTGGAAAGTCATCTGAGTGTTTTCCATGTGGGAAGGACAGCAGCATCCTTACAGAATCACTGGAAGATGATGAAACACTACAGACTGTTAGCAGATCAGAAAG TCCAGCCACTAGTTCATGGTGACACATTACTCAGTTTTTCTGATGCCGAAGAACAACTTGAGAAGGCAGAACAAAT AACTCCATATCAGGATGCCTTAGAACAAG aACTGTCTGCTATGGATCGACAGGAGAAACGAACGATTCGAAAGCTGGAGAGCGAGCTACCAAAGTGGCAGACACTAGTCGATGGATCATCAACTCCAGAATTTGATTCTCAAACTCTCGCCGTTCTGAAAGGACGACTAGTTCGATATCTCATGAGATCAAAAGAG ATAAGTGTTGGTCGGTCTACACAAAGTAATACTGTTGATGTCGATTTGTCTCTGGAGGGTCCAGCAACAAAAGTTTCAAGACGGCAG GCGTCGATCAAGCTGAAGCCTGATGGCGAGTTTCTCGTTTTCAACGAAGGCAAGCGACCCTTGTTTATTGATGGCCGACCTGTTTTGAGTGGAGATAAAGGCAAACTGCATCACAACTCGGTGTTTGAA ATTTGCGACTTGAAATTTCTCTTTTTGGTCAATTCACAACTTTTGCTGTCATTGCATCCAAGCAGCGTGACGTGA
- the LOC134193855 gene encoding uncharacterized protein LOC134193855, protein MSKSSSRFTGPQVELHLLCTCLSICKINHLLRTVSHDKISLQLSRFDNGMGKCLERISRSSLPDSAWSQATLPIRFGELGLREACNSYSAAFIGSCNSTRDLSCQLLKTFVSSFVAEEATVSSNHPDLIVPGELQSREHLNSILTANSTICLTTSKQHDIQVILNSSLQSQIKASASLRDKARLNTISAPFTGSWIRAIPNPVFGLTMSAQEYIVSASLAGHLLISSSTFFQQVLLWFHFGQSQRSCSRLPQWLPEKQMSQCFV, encoded by the coding sequence ATGTCAAAATCATCTTCAAGATTTACAGGACCCCAAGTGGAGCTTCATCTGCTATGCACATGTCTCAGCATATGCAAGATCAACCATCTACTGAGGACTGTTTCTCATGACAAAATCTCTCTTCAGTTGAGTAGATTCGATAATGGCATGGGCAAATGTTTAGAGAGGATTTCACGATCCTCTTTACCTGACTCAGCTTGGTCTCAAGCCACACTACCTATTCGTTTTGGAGAACTGGGTTTGAGAGAAGCATGCAATTCATACTCAGCAGCCTTTATCGGCAGTTGTAACTCCACGAGGGATTTATCCTGCCAGTTGCTAAAAACttttgtctcttcatttgTTGCAGAGGAAGCAACTGTATCAAGTAACCATCCAGACTTGATTGTTCCTGGTGAACTTCAATCTCGTGAACACCTGAACTCGATTCTTACTGCAAACAGCACTATTTGTCTAACAACGTCTAAACAACATGACATTCAAGTCATCCTCAACTCTTCTTTGCAATCACAAATCAAGGCTTCTGCCAGTCTTCGAGACAAAGCACGGCTAAATACAATTTCAGCTCCTTTCACAGGTTCATGGATTAGGGCAATACCCAACCCTGTCTTCGGCCTTACCATGTCTGCACAGGAGTATATTGTGTCTGCATCTTTGGCTGGGCATTTGCTTATTTCCTCTTCCACCTTCTTCCAGCAGGTGCTACTGTGGTTCCATTTTGGACAGTCACAGAGATCGTGTTCTAGGCTGCCACAGTGGCTCCCTGAGAAACAAATGTCACAATGCTTTGTGTGA